Proteins found in one Enterococcus sp. 9D6_DIV0238 genomic segment:
- a CDS encoding sigma-54-dependent transcriptional regulator — MKRIDRIYQYVKEQTEHLMPNDVSLGSGMTTGDVSNALDIQRTNASKDLNQLVREGLLEKTDGRPVKYVDKAVFKYQPLSKPVKSYRERSLMEEQETVTQQQSTKTFVGEDIFKAMIGSTGSMRTPVEQAKAAILYPPKGLNCLITGPTGSGKTYFAHAMFQFALLNHVIDSSKKLVVFNCADYAHNPELLMSHLFGYAEGAFTGANKAKEGIIHEADGGILFLDEVHRLPPEGQEMVFYFMDHGTYSRLGETVKNRHADVRIICATTENPTSSLLNTFVRRIPIIIQLPNFIDRPAKEKIDLLRVMISMEASRIHRTISLSEDVVKALIGSVSYGNVGQLKSNVQLVTARGFLNHIEQDELVITIDELTDSIKEGMMQLASNRDLLAELSKYLEPQMIVTPNEPLVTIQSDSYELPYNLYEIIGDKAALLKADGLEQEAINNFITTDINVHLKSFYKDHGFTFDTENKLAEIVDQRIIDVTKEIYAFAQQKLNYNFQSNFIYAMSLHISSFLKRIQNGEERQHQLNENIRNMVLDYPLEFETAQEIKRIIANSYQMNIPDFETYYLAVLLISLRENKDAGRIGIVVAAHGKSTATSMVQVVSQLLNVDNLRAVDMPLEMQPKEALRQIINVVKEVNEDSGVILLVDMGSLATFSDEITRQTGIDVRTVDMVTTPIVLETARKTSLIDTQLDTLYESLKNFQGYAGIQQERKNEQAPSWKKRVIIAICASGEGTAKRMKEMIESAVSPQLGMDFEVLPLSVVDMREQLVIIQEKYHVIATTGIIDPKISAPFISMENFFSGEAETIIESLLLESEISLEQQEMNEQTARQACLDYMEESFTFINPKKVIDPLWQFADIIRTKLSLKLDYTFYVNLIMHLAGMLERVLQHETLSLTEDELNHIISEPSYEVVAKAALFLKQTFQLELPLEEIYYIIQLIKNTQQNQLQGEKNTLDSIHKEDTLF; from the coding sequence ATGAAACGGATCGATCGAATCTATCAATATGTAAAAGAGCAGACCGAACATTTGATGCCAAATGATGTTTCTTTAGGGAGCGGTATGACAACAGGCGATGTTTCAAATGCTCTAGATATCCAAAGAACCAATGCCAGCAAAGATTTGAATCAGCTTGTGAGAGAAGGATTACTGGAAAAAACGGATGGACGCCCAGTTAAATATGTAGATAAAGCTGTTTTTAAATATCAACCACTGTCTAAACCTGTGAAAAGCTATCGTGAACGTAGTTTGATGGAAGAACAGGAAACAGTGACACAACAGCAATCAACTAAAACGTTTGTCGGTGAAGATATTTTCAAAGCGATGATTGGTTCTACAGGGAGTATGAGAACACCTGTAGAGCAGGCAAAAGCGGCTATTTTATATCCACCAAAGGGCTTAAATTGTTTGATCACAGGTCCAACAGGGTCTGGAAAAACCTACTTTGCTCATGCGATGTTTCAATTTGCCTTACTGAATCATGTTATTGACTCATCTAAGAAATTAGTTGTTTTTAACTGTGCAGACTATGCGCACAACCCAGAATTATTGATGTCACACTTATTTGGTTATGCAGAAGGAGCATTTACAGGAGCGAATAAAGCAAAAGAAGGAATCATCCATGAAGCAGATGGAGGTATCTTATTTTTGGACGAGGTGCATCGTTTGCCACCGGAAGGACAGGAAATGGTCTTTTATTTCATGGATCATGGAACGTACTCACGACTAGGAGAAACGGTCAAAAATCGGCATGCAGATGTCAGGATCATTTGTGCTACAACTGAAAATCCTACCTCCTCCTTGTTGAATACATTTGTCCGCAGAATTCCGATCATTATTCAACTACCCAATTTTATTGATCGGCCGGCAAAGGAAAAGATCGACCTGCTTCGAGTAATGATTTCAATGGAAGCTTCTCGAATTCATCGGACGATTTCTTTATCAGAAGATGTGGTCAAAGCTTTGATCGGTAGTGTCTCTTACGGAAATGTAGGTCAGTTGAAGTCCAATGTTCAGCTAGTGACTGCAAGAGGCTTTTTGAATCATATTGAGCAAGACGAGTTAGTGATCACGATCGACGAGCTGACTGACAGTATCAAAGAAGGCATGATGCAACTAGCAAGCAATCGTGATTTGTTGGCGGAGCTATCAAAATATTTAGAACCGCAAATGATTGTGACACCGAATGAGCCATTGGTAACGATTCAATCAGATTCTTATGAGCTGCCGTATAATCTGTATGAAATCATTGGAGATAAAGCAGCGTTATTGAAAGCAGATGGGCTTGAGCAAGAAGCCATCAACAACTTTATCACGACAGATATCAATGTCCATTTAAAATCTTTTTACAAAGATCATGGGTTTACATTTGATACAGAAAATAAATTAGCGGAAATCGTTGATCAACGGATCATTGATGTGACAAAAGAAATCTATGCCTTTGCGCAGCAGAAGCTGAATTACAATTTCCAATCTAACTTTATTTATGCGATGAGTCTACATATCAGCTCGTTCTTAAAACGTATCCAAAACGGTGAAGAACGGCAACATCAGTTGAATGAAAACATTCGGAATATGGTACTGGATTATCCGTTAGAATTTGAGACAGCTCAGGAAATCAAGCGAATTATCGCAAATAGCTACCAAATGAATATTCCGGATTTTGAAACTTATTATTTAGCAGTCTTATTGATTTCACTGCGAGAAAATAAAGATGCTGGACGGATCGGTATTGTAGTAGCAGCTCATGGAAAGAGCACAGCAACGAGTATGGTTCAAGTGGTCTCTCAATTATTGAATGTCGATAACTTAAGAGCGGTGGATATGCCGCTTGAAATGCAGCCAAAAGAAGCATTGCGTCAAATTATCAATGTGGTAAAAGAGGTCAATGAAGATAGTGGTGTGATTCTTTTAGTAGATATGGGGTCTCTAGCAACATTTTCGGATGAAATAACCCGTCAGACAGGAATTGATGTTCGAACGGTCGATATGGTGACAACACCGATCGTTTTAGAGACAGCAAGAAAAACTTCATTGATCGATACACAATTAGATACACTATATGAATCATTGAAAAACTTCCAAGGGTACGCTGGTATTCAGCAAGAAAGAAAAAATGAACAGGCGCCATCATGGAAAAAACGAGTGATCATTGCTATTTGTGCTTCAGGTGAAGGAACAGCTAAGCGAATGAAGGAAATGATCGAATCAGCAGTTTCGCCGCAATTAGGAATGGATTTTGAAGTATTGCCCTTATCCGTTGTGGATATGAGAGAGCAGTTAGTGATCATTCAGGAAAAATATCATGTTATTGCGACAACGGGGATCATCGATCCTAAAATTTCTGCACCGTTTATTTCAATGGAAAACTTTTTTTCTGGAGAGGCTGAAACGATCATTGAGAGTTTATTGCTGGAAAGTGAAATCTCTTTGGAACAACAGGAAATGAATGAACAGACAGCACGACAAGCTTGTCTAGATTATATGGAAGAAAGCTTTACATTTATCAATCCAAAAAAAGTGATCGATCCGCTATGGCAGTTTGCTGATATCATTCGGACGAAATTGTCTTTGAAACTGGATTACACATTCTATGTGAATCTGATCATGCATCTAGCAGGAATGCTGGAGCGCGTACTGCAGCATGAAACTCTTTCGTTGACTGAAGATGAATTGAATCATATTATCTCTGAACCAAGTTATGAAGTAGTAGCGAAAGCTGCACTATTTCTAAAGCAAACATTTCAGTTGGAATTACCATTGGAAGAAATCTATTATATTATTCAATTGATCAAAAATACACAGCAAAATCAGCTGCAAGGCGAAAAAAATACACTAGACTCAATACACAAAGAAGATACACTATTTTAG
- a CDS encoding mannose/fructose/sorbose PTS transporter subunit IIB, which produces MMDIRLVRIDDRLIHGQVATVWTKSTNVERILVISDAVAHDTLRKALLVQAAPPGVKVNVITVEKMIEIFGDERFEGLKVMLLFTNPEDVQRVVKGNVVFDSVNIGGMSFTSGKRMISNAVAVDEQDIAAFKYLHDQGIELEIRKVVADSQVNLMELLKKEQLV; this is translated from the coding sequence ATGATGGATATTCGTTTAGTACGCATCGATGATCGCCTGATACATGGGCAAGTAGCTACAGTTTGGACAAAAAGCACCAATGTAGAACGTATCTTAGTCATTAGTGATGCGGTAGCACACGATACACTAAGAAAAGCGTTACTTGTACAGGCTGCTCCTCCAGGCGTAAAAGTCAATGTCATTACGGTTGAAAAGATGATCGAGATCTTTGGCGATGAACGGTTTGAGGGATTGAAAGTCATGTTACTGTTCACCAATCCGGAAGATGTTCAGCGGGTAGTAAAGGGCAATGTCGTGTTCGATTCAGTGAATATCGGTGGTATGAGCTTCACGAGCGGTAAACGAATGATTTCCAATGCAGTTGCAGTCGATGAGCAAGACATTGCAGCGTTCAAATATTTGCATGATCAGGGAATTGAATTAGAGATTCGCAAAGTGGTTGCTGACAGCCAAGTGAATTTGATGGAATTACTGAAAAAGGAACAGCTTGTTTGA
- a CDS encoding mannose/fructose/sorbose PTS transporter subunit IIA, translating to MVGIILASHGEFAQGILQSGSMIFGEQEKVQAVVLMPSEGPDDLKAKLTQAIATFDEEDEVLFLVDLWGGTPFNQANSLFEEHKDKWAIVSGLNLPMLIEAYASRFSMNSAHEIAAHILETAKEGVRIKPEELEPAEAPKAAVEDAQPKGALPEGTVVGDGKIKFVLARVDSRLLHGQVATAWTKSVLPNRIIVVSDAVSKDDLRKKLIEQAAPPGVKANVIPISKMIEISKDPRFGNTKALLLFENPEDVVKVVDGGVDIKEVNVGSMAHSVGKVVVSKVLSMGQEDVEAFEKLEAKGIKFDVRKVPNDSQANMDEILKKAKHELAEAHAK from the coding sequence ATGGTAGGAATTATTCTTGCTAGCCATGGCGAATTTGCTCAAGGCATTTTACAATCCGGTTCCATGATTTTTGGCGAACAGGAAAAAGTACAAGCAGTTGTGTTGATGCCTAGCGAAGGCCCAGATGATTTAAAAGCAAAGCTAACTCAAGCAATTGCAACGTTTGATGAGGAAGACGAAGTATTATTTTTAGTCGATCTATGGGGAGGAACACCGTTTAACCAGGCAAACAGTCTTTTTGAAGAGCATAAAGACAAATGGGCGATCGTTAGCGGCTTGAATTTACCAATGTTGATCGAGGCATATGCTTCTCGTTTCTCAATGAACTCTGCGCATGAAATTGCAGCACACATTCTTGAAACAGCTAAAGAAGGCGTGAGAATCAAACCGGAAGAATTAGAGCCAGCTGAAGCACCTAAAGCAGCAGTTGAGGATGCACAGCCGAAAGGCGCATTACCTGAAGGAACAGTAGTCGGCGATGGCAAAATCAAATTTGTTTTAGCACGTGTGGATTCTCGTTTACTACATGGACAAGTTGCGACTGCCTGGACGAAATCAGTGTTGCCAAATCGAATCATCGTCGTTTCAGATGCAGTATCGAAAGACGATCTTCGTAAAAAATTGATCGAACAAGCAGCTCCTCCAGGGGTTAAAGCAAACGTTATCCCAATCAGTAAAATGATCGAGATTTCAAAAGATCCACGTTTTGGCAATACAAAAGCATTATTACTATTTGAAAATCCAGAAGATGTGGTCAAAGTCGTAGACGGCGGCGTAGATATCAAAGAAGTCAATGTTGGCTCAATGGCGCACTCAGTTGGGAAAGTCGTAGTAAGCAAAGTATTGTCAATGGGACAAGAAGATGTTGAAGCGTTTGAAAAATTAGAAGCAAAAGGCATCAAGTTTGATGTTCGTAAAGTGCCAAATGATTCTCAAGCAAACATGGATGAAATCCTTAAAAAAGCAAAACACGAATTAGCTGAGGCACACGCAAAATAA
- a CDS encoding PTS mannose/fructose/sorbose transporter subunit IIC, with the protein MSIISIILVIFVAFLAGMEGILDEFQFHQPLVACTLIGLVTGHLEAGIILGGTLQMIALGWANIGAAVAPDAALASVASAIILVKALGAQSISVKDAVSSSIAIAVPLAVAGLFLTMIVRTLAVPIVHMMDAAAEKGNIRQIEALHILAVCMQGVRIAIPAGALLFIPAESVQGALESMPAWLTDGMAIGGGMVVAVGYALVINMMATKEVWPFFVIGFVVAAISQLTLIALGALGVALALIYLNLSKMGGSSNGGGGSNTGDPLGDILNDY; encoded by the coding sequence ATGTCTATTATATCAATTATTTTAGTAATTTTTGTTGCCTTTCTAGCTGGTATGGAAGGGATTCTAGATGAATTTCAATTCCATCAACCGTTAGTGGCATGTACGTTGATCGGTTTAGTTACTGGTCATTTGGAAGCAGGGATCATCTTAGGCGGAACATTACAAATGATCGCGCTTGGATGGGCAAATATCGGAGCAGCCGTAGCGCCGGATGCAGCATTAGCATCGGTAGCATCAGCAATTATTTTAGTTAAAGCACTAGGCGCACAAAGTATTTCTGTAAAAGATGCTGTATCATCATCGATCGCTATCGCTGTACCACTTGCAGTAGCAGGTCTTTTCTTAACAATGATCGTTCGTACATTGGCTGTACCGATCGTTCACATGATGGATGCAGCAGCAGAAAAAGGCAACATCAGACAAATCGAAGCATTGCATATTTTAGCAGTATGTATGCAAGGGGTTCGTATTGCGATTCCAGCAGGCGCACTTTTATTCATTCCAGCAGAATCTGTACAAGGTGCATTGGAATCAATGCCAGCATGGTTGACTGATGGTATGGCTATCGGTGGTGGAATGGTCGTTGCCGTAGGTTATGCATTAGTAATCAACATGATGGCAACAAAAGAAGTTTGGCCATTCTTCGTTATCGGTTTTGTCGTAGCTGCGATTTCTCAATTAACGTTGATCGCATTAGGAGCTTTAGGTGTCGCTTTAGCCTTGATCTACTTGAATCTTTCTAAAATGGGCGGTTCTTCAAATGGCGGCGGCGGAAGCAATACTGGTGACCCGCTTGGCGATATTCTAAATGATTATTAA
- a CDS encoding PTS system mannose/fructose/sorbose family transporter subunit IID, which yields MAEKIELTKKDRLAVAWRSTFIQGSWNYERMQNGGWAFSMIPAIKKLYKTKEDRSAALKRHLEFFNTHPYIASPILGVTLALEEERANGAPVDDVAIQGVKVGMMGPLAGVGDPVFWFTVRPMLGALGASLAMGGSILGPIIFFVAWNLIRWAFMWYTQEFGYKAGSKITEDLSGGLLQDVTKGASILGMFVLAALVQRWVSIKFLPIVSTVKLDKGAYIEWDKLPAGGEGIKSAFEQVNSGMALSANKVTTLQDNLDQLIPGLAALLLTFLCMWLLKKKVSPIIIILGLFVVGVAGHYIGLL from the coding sequence ATGGCAGAAAAAATTGAATTAACTAAAAAAGATCGTTTAGCCGTTGCATGGCGCTCTACATTCATTCAGGGTTCTTGGAACTATGAGCGTATGCAAAATGGTGGTTGGGCATTCTCAATGATCCCAGCGATCAAGAAATTATATAAAACAAAAGAAGATCGTTCAGCGGCGTTGAAACGTCACTTAGAATTCTTTAACACTCACCCATATATTGCTTCACCGATCCTTGGTGTAACATTGGCTCTTGAAGAAGAACGTGCCAATGGCGCTCCTGTTGATGATGTAGCGATCCAAGGGGTTAAAGTTGGGATGATGGGACCATTGGCCGGTGTTGGTGATCCAGTCTTCTGGTTTACTGTTCGTCCGATGTTAGGTGCTCTAGGTGCATCACTTGCAATGGGTGGTAGTATCTTAGGTCCGATCATTTTCTTCGTTGCATGGAACTTGATTCGTTGGGCATTCATGTGGTATACACAAGAATTCGGCTACAAAGCTGGTTCAAAAATCACAGAAGACCTTTCAGGCGGATTATTACAAGACGTGACAAAAGGTGCTTCGATCCTAGGGATGTTCGTTCTGGCAGCCTTAGTACAGCGGTGGGTATCGATCAAATTCCTGCCGATCGTTTCTACAGTTAAGTTAGATAAAGGTGCCTATATCGAGTGGGATAAACTTCCTGCTGGTGGTGAAGGAATCAAGAGCGCATTTGAACAAGTAAATAGTGGAATGGCTCTGTCAGCTAATAAGGTTACAACACTTCAAGACAACTTGGATCAATTGATTCCTGGTTTGGCTGCATTGTTACTTACATTCTTATGTATGTGGTTATTGAAGAAAAAAGTTTCTCCAATCATCATCATTCTTGGTTTGTTCGTAGTCGGCGTAGCTGGCCACTATATTGGCTTGTTATAA
- a CDS encoding DUF956 family protein, translating into MVQSLNTKVDFITDATAFTGLTDYGKIMIGDKGFEFYNARDTRKYIQIPWEEVDYVIASVMFKGKWIPRYAIQTKQNGTFTFSSKQPKKALREMQAYVSPDHMVQSLGFFDVMKRAFKSIGKKKKDNG; encoded by the coding sequence ATGGTTCAATCACTGAATACAAAAGTTGATTTTATAACAGATGCGACTGCTTTTACTGGATTGACAGATTATGGAAAAATTATGATCGGAGACAAGGGATTTGAATTTTACAATGCTCGTGATACTCGTAAATATATTCAAATTCCCTGGGAAGAAGTCGACTATGTGATTGCTTCGGTGATGTTCAAAGGAAAATGGATTCCTCGGTATGCGATTCAGACAAAACAAAACGGCACTTTTACCTTTTCATCAAAGCAACCGAAAAAAGCACTACGTGAAATGCAGGCCTATGTGTCACCGGATCACATGGTACAATCGCTTGGTTTCTTTGATGTCATGAAGCGAGCATTTAAATCGATTGGGAAAAAGAAAAAAGATAATGGATAA